One genomic region from Lynx canadensis isolate LIC74 chromosome E1, mLynCan4.pri.v2, whole genome shotgun sequence encodes:
- the LOC115501237 gene encoding keratin-associated protein 4-3-like yields MVNSCCGSVCSDQGCGQETCCRPSCCQTTCCRTTCCRPSCCGSSCCQPCCRPSCCQTTCCRTTCCRSSCCGSSCCRPRCCISSCCRPCCGGSSCCGSSCCRPSCCISSCCRPCCGGSSCCGSSCCQPCCRPTCCQTTCCRTTCCRPTCCVSSCCRPSCC; encoded by the coding sequence ATGGTCAACTCCTGTTGTGGCTCCGTCTGCTCTGACCAGGGCTGTGGCCAAGAGACTTGTTGCCGCCCCAGCTGCTGCCAGACCACCTGCTGCAGGACCACTTGCTGCCGCCCCagctgctgtggctccagctgctgccAGCCTTGCTGCCGCCCCAGCTGCTGCCAGACCACCTGCTGCAGGACCACTTGCTGCCGCTCCAGCTGCTGTGGTTCCAGCTGCTGCCGCCCCAGGTGCTGCATCTCTAGCTGCTGCCGCCCCTGCTGTGGGGGTTCCAGCTGCTGTGGTTCCAGCTGCTGCCGCCCCAGCTGCTGCATCTCTAGCTGCTGCCGCCCCTGCTGCGGGGGTTCCagctgctgtggctccagctgctgccAGCCTTGCTGCCGCCCCACCTGCTGCCAGACCACCTGCTGCCGGACCACCTGCTGCCGCCCCACCTGCTGTGTGTCCAGCTGCTGCCGCCCCAGCTGTTGCTAG